Proteins encoded by one window of Nocardioides euryhalodurans:
- the ald gene encoding alanine dehydrogenase: MKVGVPKEVKNHEYRVALTPVGVHELTQHGHEVFIEKGAGTGSQIPDEEYVASGATMLETADDVWGTADMVLKVKEPVAEEYHRMREGQTLFTYLHLAADKPLTEQLLERKVTAIAYETVQLPSGGLPLLYPMSEVAGCLAPQVGAHALLKAQGGRGVLMGGVGGVANAKVVIIGAGVSGQNAANIALGMGADVTLLDTDLDKLRMSFWRYNNRVHGLASSKLAIQQQVMEADMVIGAVLIPGAAAPKLVSNELVSHMKPGSVLVDIAVDQGGCFEDTHATTHADPTYQVHDSIFYCVANMPGAVPNTSTYALTNATLPYAVAVADKGWQQACRDDRSLALGLNTHAGQLTNGPVGEAVGIAAVSLDGALA; this comes from the coding sequence GTGAAGGTCGGCGTCCCGAAGGAAGTCAAGAACCACGAGTACCGCGTCGCACTCACGCCGGTCGGTGTGCACGAGCTGACGCAGCACGGCCACGAGGTCTTCATCGAGAAGGGGGCCGGCACCGGGTCGCAGATCCCCGACGAGGAGTACGTCGCCTCGGGCGCGACGATGCTCGAGACGGCCGACGACGTCTGGGGCACCGCCGACATGGTGCTCAAGGTCAAGGAGCCGGTCGCCGAGGAGTACCACCGGATGCGGGAGGGCCAGACCCTCTTCACCTACCTCCACCTCGCCGCGGACAAGCCGCTCACCGAGCAGCTGCTCGAGCGCAAGGTGACCGCCATCGCCTACGAGACCGTGCAGCTGCCCTCGGGCGGGCTGCCGCTCCTCTACCCGATGTCCGAGGTCGCGGGCTGCCTGGCGCCGCAGGTGGGTGCGCACGCGCTGCTCAAGGCCCAGGGTGGTCGGGGCGTGCTGATGGGTGGCGTCGGGGGTGTCGCGAACGCGAAGGTCGTCATCATCGGCGCCGGCGTCTCCGGCCAGAACGCCGCCAACATCGCGCTCGGCATGGGGGCCGACGTGACGCTGCTCGACACCGACCTCGACAAGCTGCGGATGTCCTTCTGGCGCTACAACAACCGCGTCCACGGGCTGGCCTCCTCGAAGCTGGCGATCCAGCAGCAGGTGATGGAGGCCGACATGGTGATCGGCGCGGTGCTGATCCCCGGTGCGGCGGCCCCCAAGCTGGTGAGCAACGAGCTGGTCTCCCACATGAAGCCGGGTTCGGTGCTCGTCGACATCGCGGTCGACCAGGGCGGCTGCTTCGAGGACACCCACGCGACGACCCACGCGGACCCGACGTACCAGGTCCACGACTCGATCTTCTACTGCGTGGCCAACATGCCGGGCGCGGTGCCGAACACCTCGACCTACGCCCTCACCAACGCGACGCTGCCCTACGCCGTCGCCGTGGCCGACAAGGGCTGGCAGCAGGCGTGCCGCGACGACCGCAGCCTGGCGCTCGGCCTCAACACCCACGCCGGCCAGCTGACCAACGGACCCGTCGGCGAGGCCGTCGGCATCGCAGCGGTCTCGCTGGACGG
- a CDS encoding NUDIX domain-containing protein translates to MEQTPAPPLVDTPESWPVASSEDLFRDDWVMALRADRIRRPGDEGGEPFRRLVLEHPGAVVVLAVDEADGVHLLAQYRHPAGRRFVELPAGLCDEPGEEPVDVARRELREEVGLEAGEWTHLTSTWSSPGISAEQMHFFLARGLTPVTDRDFEPTHEEAEMTAFVAPFADLHAAVLDGRVTDAPLVIAVLVAAARGLVPGGVPATPAGE, encoded by the coding sequence ATGGAGCAGACTCCGGCGCCGCCACTCGTCGACACCCCCGAGAGCTGGCCGGTCGCGTCGAGCGAGGACCTCTTCCGCGACGACTGGGTGATGGCGCTGCGCGCCGACCGGATCCGGCGCCCCGGCGACGAGGGGGGCGAGCCGTTCCGGCGCCTGGTGCTCGAGCACCCCGGGGCCGTGGTGGTGCTGGCGGTCGACGAGGCGGACGGCGTACACCTGCTCGCGCAGTACCGGCATCCCGCCGGTCGGCGCTTCGTCGAGCTGCCCGCGGGGTTGTGCGACGAGCCCGGCGAGGAACCGGTCGACGTGGCCAGGCGGGAGCTGCGCGAGGAGGTGGGACTCGAGGCGGGGGAGTGGACCCACCTGACCTCGACCTGGTCCTCACCGGGCATCAGCGCCGAGCAGATGCACTTCTTCCTCGCGCGTGGGCTCACGCCGGTGACCGACCGGGACTTCGAGCCGACGCACGAGGAGGCCGAGATGACCGCCTTCGTGGCCCCCTTCGCCGATCTCCACGCGGCGGTGCTCGACGGCCGGGTGACCGACGCGCCCCTCGTGATCGCGGTGCTGGTCGCTGCTGCGCGCGGGCTGGTGCCGGGTGGCGTGCCCGCGACGCCCGCCGGGGAGTAG
- the pepN gene encoding aminopeptidase N has translation MDAVSLTRTEAEQRARLLEVIRYDIEVDLTGLLEGETLRSVSTITFRCHEPDAETFVDCAADVDLAVLNGRELDLTEVSGGRIPLSGLQSDNVLVVAASQSDTASSTGILRTVDPSDGLVYVWTSLECDEARRLWACFDQPDLKAPHRFTVTAPESWTVLSNMRPDSVDEPVAAARVWRFPDTPPLSTYVVVVNAGPFHEVREQRGDHSLGLYARQSLRPFLERDATWLLDTTESGLAFFGDRFGQPFPEAHYDQVFVPNMGGAMENWGCVTWTDAALHRSTPTHAQRQQVALILLHEMAHMWFGDLVTMRWWDDLWLNEAFASWAATWASAHATEFEEAWAGFLVGRKLDAYRLDMGPATHPIRNAVDDVSQAMANFDSITYAKGQSVLRQLMAYVGEDAFTRGLQSYFRDHAWGNTRLSDLMDAVAAASGRDLDGWTSEWLDRAGTDVITLDGDELLVESPDGGTPRPHRLDVGSYDRTGALVGRLEVETHGARTRLEGLPAGAFVLPNDTDLTFASVRTADGSIRDLIGRAGTLPEPISRAVAVATAWDLVRHGEAGSHELVDALLGALATEKDPTLLEPFLAFAREAAELWSPPAEIEGQLRRVADQALAMSGDPDLRKPALNVLAACASTAAHDAALADAAAGDVDLAWRVAARRAERGHHDEALLADLVARDPDPDAAHRALTVTAARPERAAKEEVWEELFTRRSVPAGTLTALVAKSFWRPAQTSLLVPYAHRYLDEVAAISGGMLSILSLVRTMYPVVADEEFLARSAEVASRPDVEPTVRAILAGSADTLARMVKARADRD, from the coding sequence GTGGACGCTGTCAGCCTGACCCGCACCGAGGCCGAGCAGCGGGCACGCCTGCTCGAGGTCATCCGCTACGACATCGAGGTGGACCTGACCGGGCTGCTCGAGGGCGAGACCTTGCGCTCCGTCTCCACGATCACCTTCCGCTGCCACGAGCCGGACGCCGAGACCTTCGTCGACTGCGCCGCCGACGTCGACCTTGCGGTGCTCAACGGCCGCGAGCTCGACCTCACGGAGGTGTCCGGGGGGCGGATCCCGCTGTCCGGCCTCCAGTCCGACAACGTGCTGGTGGTGGCCGCGTCCCAGTCCGACACCGCGAGCTCGACCGGCATCCTGCGGACGGTGGACCCCAGCGACGGCCTGGTCTACGTCTGGACCTCGCTGGAGTGCGACGAGGCACGACGGCTCTGGGCGTGCTTCGACCAGCCCGACCTCAAGGCTCCCCACCGCTTCACGGTGACGGCCCCCGAGAGCTGGACGGTGCTCAGCAACATGCGGCCCGACTCGGTCGACGAGCCGGTCGCCGCCGCGCGGGTGTGGCGCTTCCCGGACACGCCGCCGCTGTCGACGTACGTCGTGGTGGTCAACGCCGGTCCCTTCCACGAGGTCCGCGAGCAGCGCGGCGACCACAGCCTCGGGCTCTACGCGCGGCAGTCGCTGCGTCCGTTCCTCGAGCGGGACGCCACCTGGCTCCTCGACACCACCGAGAGCGGCCTCGCCTTCTTCGGGGACAGGTTCGGCCAGCCCTTCCCGGAGGCCCACTACGACCAGGTCTTCGTGCCCAACATGGGGGGCGCGATGGAGAACTGGGGCTGCGTCACCTGGACCGACGCGGCCCTCCACCGGAGCACGCCGACCCACGCACAGCGACAGCAGGTCGCGCTGATCCTGCTCCACGAGATGGCCCACATGTGGTTCGGCGACCTCGTGACGATGCGCTGGTGGGACGACCTCTGGCTCAACGAGGCCTTCGCCTCCTGGGCCGCCACCTGGGCCTCCGCCCACGCCACGGAGTTCGAGGAGGCGTGGGCCGGCTTCCTCGTCGGCCGCAAGCTCGACGCGTACCGCCTCGACATGGGACCGGCCACCCACCCGATCCGGAACGCCGTCGACGACGTCTCGCAGGCGATGGCCAACTTCGACTCCATCACCTACGCCAAGGGCCAGTCCGTGCTCCGCCAGCTGATGGCGTACGTCGGCGAGGACGCCTTCACCCGTGGCCTGCAGTCGTACTTCCGCGACCACGCGTGGGGCAACACCCGGCTCTCGGACCTGATGGACGCCGTGGCCGCCGCCTCCGGGCGCGACCTGGACGGCTGGACGAGCGAGTGGCTGGACCGGGCCGGGACCGACGTCATCACCCTCGACGGCGATGAGCTGCTCGTCGAGTCACCCGACGGCGGGACTCCCCGTCCCCACCGTCTCGACGTCGGCTCCTACGACCGGACCGGCGCCCTGGTCGGTCGCCTCGAGGTGGAGACCCACGGCGCGCGGACCCGGCTCGAGGGACTGCCGGCCGGTGCCTTCGTCCTCCCCAACGACACCGATCTCACCTTCGCCTCCGTCCGGACCGCCGACGGCTCGATCCGGGACCTGATCGGCCGGGCCGGGACGCTCCCCGAGCCGATCTCCCGAGCCGTCGCCGTCGCCACGGCCTGGGACCTGGTCCGGCACGGTGAGGCCGGGAGCCACGAGCTGGTCGACGCGCTCCTCGGGGCGCTGGCCACGGAGAAGGACCCCACCCTGCTCGAACCGTTCCTCGCCTTCGCCCGGGAGGCCGCCGAGCTCTGGAGCCCACCCGCGGAGATCGAGGGACAGCTGCGCCGCGTCGCCGACCAGGCGCTGGCGATGAGCGGTGACCCGGACCTGCGCAAGCCGGCGCTCAACGTGCTGGCCGCCTGCGCCAGCACCGCCGCGCACGACGCCGCCCTGGCCGACGCGGCTGCCGGCGACGTGGACCTGGCGTGGCGGGTGGCCGCTCGCCGGGCCGAGCGCGGTCACCACGACGAGGCGCTGCTGGCCGACCTCGTCGCCCGCGACCCCGACCCCGACGCCGCCCACCGCGCGCTCACCGTCACCGCGGCCCGGCCCGAGCGGGCGGCCAAGGAGGAGGTGTGGGAGGAGCTCTTCACGAGGCGGTCCGTGCCCGCCGGCACCCTCACCGCCCTGGTGGCCAAGAGCTTCTGGCGTCCCGCGCAGACCTCCCTCCTGGTGCCGTACGCCCACCGCTACCTCGACGAGGTGGCGGCCATCAGCGGCGGGATGCTGTCGATCCTCTCCCTGGTGCGGACGATGTACCCGGTGGTGGCTGACGAGGAGTTCCTGGCCCGCTCGGCCGAGGTCGCCTCACGGCCGGACGTCGAGCCGACGGTTCGGGCGATCCTCGCCGGCAGCGCCGACACGCTCGCCCGCATGGTGAAGGCGCGGGCCGACCGCGACTGA
- a CDS encoding CTP synthase produces MKHATPVKHVFVTGGVASSLGKGLTASSLGNLLKARGLRVTMQKLDPYLNVDPGTMNPFQHGEVFVTNDGAETDLDIGHYERFLDTDLSQIANVTTGQVYSSVIAKERRGDYLGDTVQVIPHITNEIKDRILAMGRGEGEDAVDVVITEIGGTVGDIESLPFLEAARQTRHEIGRDNCFFIHVSLVPFIGPSGELKTKPTQHSVAALRSIGIQPDAIVCRADRELPAGIKHKISLMCDVDDEAVVTAADAPSIYDIPKVLHREGLDAYVVRRLDLPFRDVDWTTWDDLLRRVHHPNEEVTVALVGKYVDLPDAYLSVAEALRAGGFAHEAKVHLRWIPSDECATPTGAAKQLSDVDAVCVPGGFGIRGIEGKLGALTYARTHGIPTLGLCLGLQCMVIEFARNVAGLEKAGSSEFDPEGPEPVIATMEEQKSFVEGAGDLGGTMRLGLYPAQLVEGSVVREAYGEATIQERHRHRYEVNNDYRDQLAEAGLVFSGTNPELGLVEFVELPREVHPYYVATQAHPELRSRPTRPHPLFSGLVGAAIERQRSERFPIDETGLRRPAADED; encoded by the coding sequence GTGAAGCATGCGACGCCGGTCAAGCACGTGTTCGTCACCGGAGGCGTCGCCTCCTCCCTCGGGAAGGGACTCACGGCCTCGAGCCTGGGCAACCTCCTGAAGGCCCGCGGGTTGCGGGTGACCATGCAGAAGCTGGACCCCTACCTCAACGTCGACCCCGGGACGATGAACCCGTTCCAGCACGGCGAGGTGTTCGTGACCAACGACGGGGCCGAGACCGACCTCGACATCGGCCACTACGAGCGGTTCCTCGACACGGACCTGTCCCAGATCGCCAACGTGACGACCGGGCAGGTCTACTCCAGCGTCATCGCCAAGGAGCGCCGCGGCGACTACCTCGGTGACACCGTCCAGGTGATCCCCCACATCACCAACGAGATCAAGGACCGGATCCTCGCGATGGGGCGGGGCGAGGGCGAGGACGCCGTCGACGTGGTCATCACCGAGATCGGCGGCACCGTGGGCGACATCGAGTCGCTGCCGTTCCTCGAGGCGGCCCGGCAGACGCGCCACGAGATCGGCCGCGACAACTGCTTCTTCATCCACGTCTCGCTGGTGCCCTTCATCGGGCCCTCCGGCGAGCTCAAGACCAAGCCGACCCAGCACTCCGTCGCGGCGCTGCGCTCGATCGGCATCCAGCCCGACGCGATCGTGTGCCGCGCCGACCGGGAGCTGCCGGCGGGCATCAAGCACAAGATCTCGCTGATGTGCGACGTCGACGACGAGGCGGTCGTGACCGCCGCCGACGCGCCGTCGATCTACGACATCCCGAAGGTGCTGCACCGCGAGGGCCTGGACGCCTACGTCGTACGCCGCCTGGACCTGCCGTTCCGCGACGTCGACTGGACGACCTGGGACGACCTGCTGCGGCGCGTCCACCACCCGAACGAGGAGGTCACGGTCGCGCTGGTCGGCAAGTACGTCGACCTCCCCGACGCCTACCTCTCGGTCGCCGAGGCGCTGCGCGCGGGTGGCTTCGCCCACGAGGCGAAGGTGCACCTGCGGTGGATCCCCTCCGACGAGTGCGCGACCCCCACCGGCGCCGCCAAGCAGCTGAGCGACGTCGACGCGGTCTGCGTCCCCGGGGGCTTCGGCATCCGCGGCATCGAGGGCAAGCTGGGCGCCCTGACCTATGCCCGCACCCACGGGATCCCCACGCTGGGCCTGTGCCTGGGGCTGCAGTGCATGGTCATCGAGTTCGCCCGCAACGTCGCCGGCCTGGAGAAGGCCGGCTCCTCGGAGTTCGACCCCGAGGGTCCGGAGCCGGTGATCGCGACGATGGAGGAGCAGAAGTCCTTCGTCGAGGGCGCCGGCGACCTGGGCGGCACGATGCGGCTCGGCCTCTACCCGGCGCAGCTGGTCGAGGGCAGTGTCGTCCGCGAGGCGTACGGCGAGGCGACCATCCAGGAGCGCCACCGCCACCGCTACGAGGTCAACAACGACTACCGCGACCAGCTCGCGGAGGCCGGCCTCGTCTTCTCCGGCACCAACCCCGAGCTGGGACTGGTGGAGTTCGTCGAGCTGCCGCGCGAGGTGCACCCCTACTACGTGGCGACGCAGGCGCACCCCGAGCTGCGCTCGCGTCCCACCCGCCCGCACCCGCTGTTCAGCGGGCTGGTCGGTGCCGCCATCGAGCGGCAGCGCTCGGAGCGGTTCCCGATCGACGAGACCGGGCTGCGTCGCCCCGCCGCCGACGAGGACTGA
- a CDS encoding copper transporter, which produces MTLVRRHLVAAVSLVLALATGIALGAGPLSRETLVPTRAETPATPVAPAEDEVADDLATSVAPTLTRERLSGRTVAVLATPGADQEAVDALVVGVEQAGGTVARWEIGTSLVAAGETALVDTLGEQLLEQLGSEVADAEAPPYERMGQLLGVAVATSGRSEVAGKDETTVRQSIDAAELLTSTSEEPRLAPLVLVVLGNDTEDAIVAGLTTGLADRARDVVVAAPERSGDLAVVEELGLASTVDGVDGAAGQLAAVLALGVAEDTEPGAYGASGADGVLPLR; this is translated from the coding sequence GTGACGCTCGTACGCCGACACCTCGTGGCTGCCGTCTCGCTCGTGCTGGCCCTCGCCACGGGCATCGCCCTGGGGGCGGGGCCGTTGAGCCGCGAGACCCTGGTGCCGACCCGCGCCGAGACTCCCGCGACGCCCGTGGCGCCCGCCGAGGACGAGGTCGCCGACGACCTGGCCACCTCGGTCGCGCCGACGCTGACCCGCGAACGGCTCTCGGGCCGGACGGTGGCCGTCCTCGCGACGCCAGGGGCCGACCAGGAGGCCGTCGACGCGCTCGTCGTCGGCGTCGAGCAGGCCGGCGGCACCGTGGCCCGCTGGGAGATCGGGACCTCGCTGGTCGCGGCGGGGGAGACCGCGCTGGTCGACACCCTCGGCGAGCAGCTGCTCGAGCAGCTCGGGAGCGAGGTGGCCGACGCCGAGGCGCCGCCGTACGAGCGGATGGGGCAGCTGCTCGGGGTCGCGGTCGCGACCTCGGGACGGTCCGAGGTCGCCGGCAAGGACGAGACGACCGTGCGGCAGAGCATCGACGCCGCCGAGCTGCTCACCTCGACGTCCGAGGAGCCCCGGCTCGCGCCGCTGGTCCTCGTGGTCCTCGGCAACGACACCGAGGACGCCATCGTGGCGGGCCTCACGACCGGGCTGGCCGACCGGGCGCGCGACGTGGTCGTCGCCGCTCCTGAGCGGTCCGGCGACCTCGCGGTGGTCGAGGAGCTCGGCCTCGCCTCGACCGTCGACGGCGTCGACGGGGCGGCCGGTCAGCTGGCCGCCGTGCTCGCGCTCGGTGTGGCCGAGGACACCGAACCCGGGGCCTACGGTGCGTCGGGTGCCGACGGCGTGCTCCCGCTCCGGTAG
- the steA gene encoding putative cytokinetic ring protein SteA has translation MPVRNKTSAALPGLTGPARVERRTKVLLPRLRRGDVAVIDHLDLDRATAQALVDAEVAAVLNASRFLSGRYPALGPVVLAEAGIMMVDGLEGLQHIPDGAPVRIHDEMVYVSGKPVALGRQVDAATLQDEMVQARTGLITQLETFTHNSAEFLRREEELLLHGQGLPVTGSRLAGRPVIVVVEGHEHRAELAAIKAFVRERRPVLIGVDRGADALREAGHTPDLVVLGNGGDELPQAATLRAARDVVVRVDRGDRRPLEHLERLGIRALRVESSATAEDLALLLADAGDASVIVGVGMHATLDDFLDRQRAGLASTYLTRLKVGQRLVDATAVPTLYSGRLRPRHLFLALLVGVVALVAALGTTPVGQDWLAEAWTWLETLRVDASGWFA, from the coding sequence GTGCCTGTCCGCAACAAGACCTCCGCCGCGCTGCCCGGGCTCACCGGGCCGGCGCGCGTCGAACGCCGTACGAAGGTGCTGCTCCCGCGACTGCGTCGCGGCGACGTGGCCGTGATCGACCACCTCGACCTCGACCGCGCGACGGCGCAGGCGCTCGTCGACGCCGAGGTGGCGGCCGTGCTCAACGCCTCTCGGTTCCTGTCGGGGCGCTACCCCGCGCTCGGTCCGGTGGTGCTCGCCGAGGCCGGCATCATGATGGTCGACGGGCTCGAGGGGCTCCAGCACATCCCCGACGGCGCCCCGGTCAGGATCCACGACGAGATGGTCTACGTCTCCGGCAAGCCGGTGGCCCTCGGGCGACAGGTCGACGCCGCGACCTTGCAGGACGAGATGGTGCAGGCGCGCACCGGTCTGATCACGCAGCTGGAGACCTTCACCCACAACAGTGCCGAGTTCCTGCGGCGCGAGGAGGAGCTCCTCCTGCACGGCCAGGGCCTCCCCGTGACCGGGTCGCGCCTGGCCGGACGTCCCGTGATCGTGGTGGTCGAGGGACACGAGCACCGCGCCGAGCTGGCAGCGATCAAGGCCTTCGTCCGGGAGCGTCGCCCGGTCCTGATCGGGGTCGACCGCGGGGCCGACGCGCTCCGCGAGGCCGGCCACACCCCGGACCTGGTCGTGCTCGGCAACGGGGGAGACGAGCTGCCCCAGGCGGCGACCCTCCGGGCTGCCCGCGACGTCGTGGTCCGGGTCGACCGTGGCGACCGTCGACCGCTCGAACACCTCGAACGACTGGGGATCCGGGCGCTCCGGGTCGAGAGCTCGGCGACCGCCGAGGACCTCGCGCTGCTGCTGGCCGACGCCGGGGACGCCTCGGTGATCGTGGGAGTGGGCATGCACGCCACGCTCGACGACTTCCTGGACCGGCAACGGGCCGGCCTCGCCAGCACCTACCTCACCCGGCTCAAGGTCGGGCAGCGACTGGTCGACGCGACGGCCGTGCCGACCCTCTACTCCGGACGGCTGCGCCCACGGCACCTCTTCCTGGCGCTGCTGGTGGGGGTGGTCGCCCTGGTGGCTGCCCTCGGCACCACGCCCGTGGGCCAGGACTGGCTTGCGGAGGCGTGGACATGGCTCGAGACGTTGCGCGTCGACGCCTCGGGGTGGTTCGCGTGA
- the recN gene encoding DNA repair protein RecN, with translation MLEEIRIESLGVIDSSALELGPGLTVITGETGAGKTMIVTALGLLLGGRADSGAVRTGARTARVEGTVVVGSLPDFGAAVDAVGGEVEEDRVVLGRTVSAEGRSRAFAGGASVPVARLAELTEPLVAVHGQSDQHRLLRPAAQRGALDRFAGEPVAEPLARYQALHADLRATEQELDDVTTHARDRAREADLLRFGLEEIGAVEPQPGEDGELAAEEARLGHADSLRTAAEGARESLSSDLDRPDALGAVAAARAALESVRDHDPEAAGLADRVADLSYVLADLAADVASYASALETDPARLAAVSERRAALVALTRKYGETADEVLAWQERSGQRLLELDGTDERIEVLRARREQLHGELTAVAVELSAARVEAAGRLGTEVTSELSDLAMPHARVEVAVTTGERFGSSGRDEVEIRLAANLGADPRPLAKGASGGELSRVMLALEVALAGTGPAPTFVFDEVDAGVGGTAAVEVGRRLARLARSAQVLVVTHLPQVAAFADRHVVVTKASDGTVTSSGLTVLDDAARERELSRMMAGLSESDTALAHARELLETALSSRAAG, from the coding sequence ATGCTTGAGGAGATCCGGATCGAGTCGCTGGGGGTCATCGACTCCTCCGCGCTCGAGCTCGGCCCGGGCCTGACCGTGATCACCGGTGAGACCGGGGCGGGCAAGACCATGATCGTCACCGCGCTCGGCCTGCTGCTCGGGGGACGGGCCGACAGCGGCGCCGTCCGGACCGGCGCGCGGACCGCGCGGGTGGAGGGCACGGTCGTGGTGGGGTCGCTGCCCGACTTCGGGGCGGCGGTCGACGCGGTCGGCGGCGAGGTCGAGGAGGACCGCGTCGTCCTCGGTCGCACGGTCAGTGCCGAAGGACGATCACGGGCGTTCGCGGGCGGCGCCTCGGTCCCGGTCGCGAGGCTGGCCGAGCTCACCGAGCCGCTGGTGGCGGTCCACGGGCAGTCCGACCAGCACCGGCTGCTGCGACCGGCGGCCCAGCGGGGCGCCCTCGACCGGTTCGCGGGCGAGCCCGTGGCGGAGCCGCTGGCGCGCTACCAGGCGCTCCACGCCGACCTCCGGGCGACCGAGCAGGAGCTCGACGACGTCACCACCCATGCTCGTGACCGGGCCCGGGAGGCCGACCTGCTGCGGTTCGGGCTCGAGGAGATCGGCGCGGTGGAGCCGCAGCCGGGGGAGGACGGCGAGCTGGCTGCCGAGGAGGCGCGGCTCGGCCACGCCGACTCGCTCCGGACCGCGGCCGAGGGCGCCCGGGAGTCACTGTCCAGCGACCTCGACCGGCCCGACGCGCTCGGGGCGGTCGCGGCAGCGCGCGCGGCGCTCGAGAGCGTCCGCGACCACGACCCGGAAGCGGCCGGCCTCGCCGACCGGGTGGCCGACCTGTCCTACGTCCTCGCCGACCTGGCGGCCGACGTGGCCTCCTACGCCTCGGCGCTGGAGACGGACCCGGCGCGGCTCGCTGCCGTGTCCGAGCGTCGCGCGGCGCTGGTGGCGCTCACCCGCAAGTACGGCGAGACCGCCGACGAGGTGCTGGCCTGGCAGGAGCGCTCCGGTCAGCGGCTGCTCGAGCTCGACGGCACCGACGAGCGGATCGAGGTGCTGCGCGCCCGGCGCGAGCAGCTCCACGGCGAGCTGACCGCCGTCGCCGTTGAGCTCTCGGCCGCCCGCGTCGAGGCAGCCGGGCGTCTCGGGACCGAGGTGACCTCCGAGCTGAGCGACCTGGCGATGCCCCACGCCCGGGTCGAGGTCGCGGTCACCACGGGGGAGCGCTTCGGTTCCTCCGGGCGCGACGAGGTCGAGATCCGGCTGGCCGCCAACCTCGGCGCCGACCCCCGACCCTTGGCGAAGGGCGCGTCGGGAGGCGAGCTGTCGCGGGTGATGCTGGCGCTCGAGGTGGCCCTCGCCGGGACTGGACCAGCACCCACGTTCGTCTTCGACGAGGTCGATGCCGGGGTCGGGGGCACCGCCGCGGTCGAGGTCGGCCGACGGCTCGCGCGCCTGGCCCGCTCCGCGCAGGTGCTCGTCGTGACCCACCTGCCCCAGGTCGCGGCCTTCGCGGACCGGCACGTGGTCGTCACCAAGGCCAGCGACGGGACCGTCACCAGCTCCGGTCTGACCGTGCTCGACGACGCCGCTCGGGAGCGTGAGCTCTCCCGGATGATGGCCGGGCTGAGCGAGTCCGACACCGCACTGGCCCATGCCCGGGAGCTGCTCGAGACAGCCCTCTCCTCACGCGCCGCGGGCTGA
- a CDS encoding NAD kinase, translated as MPAETRRVLLVAHTARDEAREIAHALVRGLHEHGIVVRLLADEAVDLGLAGPEAAGPLLELAEATAAAGRGCELVVVVGGDGSILRAAELAHPNGTPVLGVNLGHVGFLAEAEVEDVESTIEAIAGRHYTTEERLTLDVTVHHDGDVVTSTFALNEASVEKAARERMLEVVLEIDGRPLSRWGCDGVVCATPTGSTAYNFSAGGPVVWPGVEALCVVPLSAHALFARPLVVAPTSLVAVEVLSGTEGAGVLWCDGRRTVDLPPGARIEVRRGARPVRLVRLHQAPFTDRLVAKFGLSVEGWRGAGERRRQAEDRDA; from the coding sequence ATCCCAGCCGAGACCCGCCGCGTGCTGCTGGTCGCCCACACCGCGCGTGACGAGGCCCGTGAGATCGCCCACGCGCTGGTGCGCGGCCTCCACGAGCACGGCATCGTCGTACGCCTGCTCGCGGACGAGGCCGTCGACCTCGGCCTGGCCGGGCCGGAGGCCGCCGGCCCCCTCCTCGAGCTCGCCGAGGCGACGGCTGCGGCCGGACGCGGGTGCGAGCTGGTGGTGGTCGTCGGCGGCGACGGCTCGATCCTGCGCGCCGCCGAGCTGGCGCATCCCAACGGCACACCCGTGCTCGGCGTCAACCTCGGTCACGTCGGCTTCCTCGCCGAGGCCGAGGTCGAGGACGTGGAGTCCACCATCGAGGCCATCGCCGGGCGCCACTACACCACCGAGGAACGGCTGACCCTCGACGTGACCGTCCACCACGACGGCGACGTCGTGACCAGCACCTTCGCCCTCAACGAGGCGAGCGTCGAGAAGGCCGCGCGGGAGCGGATGCTCGAGGTCGTGCTCGAGATCGACGGTCGCCCGCTGTCCCGGTGGGGCTGTGACGGAGTCGTGTGCGCGACGCCCACCGGGTCCACCGCCTACAACTTCAGTGCCGGCGGCCCCGTCGTGTGGCCGGGGGTCGAGGCGCTCTGCGTCGTCCCCCTCAGCGCGCACGCGCTCTTCGCGCGGCCGCTCGTCGTGGCGCCGACCTCGCTGGTCGCCGTCGAGGTGCTCTCCGGCACCGAGGGAGCGGGCGTGCTGTGGTGCGACGGCCGCCGTACCGTGGACCTGCCACCCGGCGCCCGGATCGAGGTACGCCGGGGCGCTCGTCCGGTCCGCCTGGTCAGGCTCCACCAGGCACCGTTCACCGACCGGCTCGTGGCCAAGTTCGGCCTGTCGGTCGAGGGGTGGCGGGGCGCGGGGGAGCGGCGTCGCCAGGCCGAGGACCGCGATGCTTGA